The DNA sequence TGAAGAAAGCAATTTTATTAGCAAATGGTGAAAGTCCAACAAAAAAAAATATCCAATATTTTAAAACACTAGGATATAATACTTTGGTATGCGCAGATGGCGGTGCAAATTCTGCGAGAAAAATTAATGTTGTTCCAGATTTTATTATTGGAGACTTAGATTCAATTACTGATTCAACTTTAAATTATTTTAAAAGTAAAGCTGAGGTAATAAAAATTTCCCGTCAAAATGATACAGATGTTGAAAAAGCGCTAAAATATTTAATTAAGAAAAAATACCAACATGTTATTCTTCTTGGCGGAACAGGAGACAGATTAGATCATTCATTTTGCAATATTGGAATTGTAATAAAATTCTTCTCAAAAATTAATATTTCTATTCTACATAAAAACTCTTTTTTAAAAGCCTATACCGGAAATGTAAATATGAAAGCTAAAAAAGGAGAAACAATTTCTTTATATGGAATCGACTCATTAACAAAAATAACTTCT is a window from the Ignavibacteriota bacterium genome containing:
- a CDS encoding thiamine diphosphokinase, with the protein product MKKAILLANGESPTKKNIQYFKTLGYNTLVCADGGANSARKINVVPDFIIGDLDSITDSTLNYFKSKAEVIKISRQNDTDVEKALKYLIKKKYQHVILLGGTGDRLDHSFCNIGIVIKFFSKINISILHKNSFLKAYTGNVNMKAKKGETISLYGIDSLTKITSVGLKYKLKNISLPFGKKESTSNLATSENVNLKIDGGIILVIRDFQTLVKNDLI